GCGGATAAGGATATCGTGCGCGGCCCCGCCCTGGTAACGCTCGTCCCAGTCGATCACCATGTGCAGCATCTTGGCCGCATACGGGGCGGCGACCAGCAGTTCCATGTCGAACGGATCGGTGGACAGGGCGCCGAGGCATGCCGCCGCCATCCAGTACAGGTAGTCGATGCTCCCCGCGTCCACCATCGCCAGCGCTTCGTCCATGCTGTCCGGGGATGCGAACAGGGCGGCGAACCCCGGATGGCGCAGGTCGAGACCGGCCAGGAGATAGTCGTGGCCGCGCAGATAGTGCAGCTTGGCGCGCTGCAGCTCGCTGATGCGGAGGTCGATCTCGGTCACCGGCATCTGCTCCGCCGGGCGCTGCACGAATGCGTTGGCGTAGGCCACGAAGCTGCGCCCGGTGGCGAGTTGCAGCCCGGGGTCGTCGGGAGCGCGCGACAGCAGCAGCTCGTACAGCTTGAGGGCGAACGGCAGCGCATCGCCGACCAGCCGCGGGTCCTGTTCGCTGGCGAACACGTCGTCGCCGCCCTGGCCGCTTACCAGGTCGGTCACGGTGCGGGTGGCGAGGCGGTCGAGCGAACAGCCGGCCAGGACGGCGGCAACGCAGCCGAGCGCGGCGAGCAGCGGGACGAAGCAGCGGCGGCGCGCTGGGCGAGTCGTGCGGCGCGCGCCGGCACCGGCACTCCGCGGTGCCGAAGCCCACGAAAACCGTGAAGACCATGAAGACCGATGCGCGGCCATCGACCGCCGGGCAGCCTCTTCGGGTCGGTGTGCGGCAAGAGCGTCGGTACGGTCACTCCGTGACATCAAAGACGATGGAAACCGATGCCCAGGCATCGCCGGCCGGCCGGCTTTTTCGGACCAGGTACGTATCGTCATCGTACTCCTTCCGGGTTCAGCCGCGGGAACAGACGTCCCGCGTTGGCGGTGGTTTGCAGAGCGATCTGCTCGGTGTCGGTGGCGCGCACCGCCGCCAGGCGCAGGGCGATGTGGCGCAGCAGAGCCGGTTCGTTGCGGCGCCCGCGCAGCGGTTCCGGGGCCAGGTAGGGAGCGTCGGTCTCCAGCACCAGGCGGTCCGCGGGGGCGGCGGCGGCCACCGCACGCAGCTCGTCGGAGCGGCGGAAGGTGAGCATGCCGCCGATACCCAGGTAGAACCCGGCGCCGAGCGCGAAGTCGGCGGCGGCGGGTCCGGCGCTGAACGCGTGCAGCACGCCGGGCGGCCGCGGCAGTGCCGCGCGTTCGCCCCAGGCGCGCAACCGCTCCAGCAGTTTGCCGGTGGCCTCGCGGTTGTGCAGGATCACCGGCAGGCCGGCGGCGGCGGCCAGGTCGAGCTGGGCATCGAGCCAGCGTGCCTGCAGCGCCGGGTCCGGCCCGCGGAAGAAGTCGAGGCCGATCTCGCCGACGGCCACCACCGCGGGATTGGCGGTGAGTGCCTGCAGTGCGAGTATCGCCGCCTGCAGGCGGCCCGCCTGCGCGCACCACAGCGGATGCACGCCGACGGCAACGCCGATGCCGGGGTAGAGCGCGGCCAGCTCGGCGGCGGCGCGCGCACTCGCCAGCCCGGTGGCCGGGATCAGTACCCCGGTAACGCCGGCCGCGCCGGCGCGCGCCACCACTTCGTCGCGGTCGCCGGCGAAGCGCGCGTCGTCCAGGTGGCAGTGGGTGTCGACCAAGGCGCTCACCCCGCCGTCCGGGCCTCGTGCAGCACCGGTTCCGGAACCGCCGGAGTGGCGCCGCGCCGGGTCGCCACGAACGCCGCGTACCGGTTGGCCGCCACGGCGGTGCGCTGCAGGTTGCCGCCGCGCAGCACGTGGTACAGGAGGGCGGCGGCAAACGCGTCGCCGGCGCCGACCGTGTCGGCCACCGGGACGTGGATTCCGGGTTGTTCCGTGCGCCGCACGGCTCCGGAAGCGATGCCGTGTGCCGGGCCGCCCGCATCGGAGGCAGCGCCCGGCACGCCCACGGGGAGGTGTTTGCGGGGTTTTTCGGGGCCCCCAAGGGCTCGGTATGGTTTGCGGTGTGCGGGGCGGCCGGCTGGGTTGGCCGCCCCGGGCACGCCGGCGCCGGCGCCATGCGCGGGCGTGCAGCCGCGGGCGCCATGCGCAGGCGCGCCGACCAACAGGCAGCCGCGCGCGCCGCGGGTCAGGCACGCCACCCGCAGCCGGTACCGCTCGAGCAGAGCGGCGAGCATGGCGGGCTCGTCGCCGGCGGACATGCCGAGTGCGCCTGCTACCAGCGGCAGCTCCTCGTCGTTCAGCTTCACCGCGGTGGCGGCATCGAGCGAAGCGTCGAGCACCTGCGCGGACCAGAATCGCTGGCGCAGGTTGACGTCGAACAGGCGCACGCAGTGCGGCGGACAGGCGGCAACGAACGCTCCGATGGTCTGGGCCGCGTCGGGCGTGCGCTGCGCCAGGGTGCCGAACGTCACCGCGTCGGTGCGTGCGGCCAGCTCGCGCCAGCCGCGGTCGAGCTGCGCATAGTCGAACGCGACCTGCTCGTGGATGGTGTAGCTCGGCAGGCCGTCGTGCAGGGCCACGTCGACGGTACCGGTAGGGTGGTCGGCATCGCGCTGCAGGTAGCGGCCGTCCACTCCGAGCGCGCGCAGGCGCGCGACCAGGTCGTCGCCGCCCGCATCCCGGCCGACGCGGCTCGCCAGGACGCCGCGGTCGCCGAGCAGCGAGGCGTGGTAGGCGAGATTCGCCACCGCCCCGCCGAGTTCGCGGCGGCCGTCGGGGAATATGTCCCACAGCAGTTCACCGATGCCGACGACCGTAAACGGGCCGTGCAATGGCGATCGCTTCGCAGCCATCACTACTGTTATCGGCCGTTTGGCGGGCTTACTAGCGTCTCGTCTTAAGAAATGCCGAGAGCGCGGCGGCGGCGCGCCTGCCACCGGGCAACGGCGTCTGCCGGTACCTCCGGCGCGCGCCACAGCGCCCAGTTGAGGCAGGCGGCCAGATCGTGTTCGTCCTCGACGCCGATGCCGAGCCGCACCAGCCGGTCGACGCCGATGCGGCGCACCTCCGCCTCGGCGGTGAAGTACTCCGATACCGAGCGGTGGTGGTTGATCTTGGTAGCCAGGCCGTCGAAGCTGAGTGCATAACGTGGCACGCCGGTCATCGCGAGCACGTCGCAGAAGTGGCGGGTGGCATCCTCGTCGGCGTTGCGGATGCGGAAACTGACCATCGAACCCGGCAGCCGGTAGTGGCGGGCGACCGTGGCGGCGTCGGGATGGTCGGGCAGCGACGGGTGCAGCACCTCCGCCACCCGCGGGTGCCCGGCCAGGAAGCGCGCCACCGCGCCGGCCGTGGCGCAGCGCCGCTCGAAGCGCCCCCGCGCGCCTTCCAGGCCGGCCAGTATGGCTCGTGCGCGCCGCCAGTCCAGGATGCCGCCGCGCATCGCCTGCAGGTCCATCGCCTCGTTGACGACGTCGATGTGGTTGCTGGCCACGTAACCCCACATGTCGCGGTCCTGGCCGGCGAGCGCCTTGGTGCCGCTGGCCACCACCACGTCGATGCCGGGCACCGACAGCAGCGGCTCGCGCAGACCCCACGGTGTGGCGATGGTGTTGTCTACCACCACCCGCAGGCGGCCGTCGCGGGCGCCTCGGGCGCGCGCCGCCACGGCCGCCAGGGCAGGCGGGTCGACCGCCCTGGTATGCGGGTTGGTGTAGGTCTCGGTGAACAGCACCGTGGTGTCCGGGCGCAGCGCCCGCTCGATGGCGTCCAGGTCGCCGTCGTCCACCAGGGTCACCTGGCCGCCCTGGCGCGCGGCGAGGCGCTGCAGGTAGCTCTTGGTCTTGTTGTACACGCTGCGCGTGACCACGGCGTGGCTGCCGGGTGCGAACAGCACGTCGCAGGCGAGCGCGCACGCCTGCATGCCGCCGTCGGTGAGCAGGGCGCCGGCGGCTTGCTCCAGACGGCGCACCTCGGCGAGCAGCAGGCGGCCGCTCTCGGTGCCGTAGCGCCCGTAGGTCTGCGGCAGGTCGGACCACGCCTCGGCGCCGAGAAACACCGCCGCCGCCTTGCGTTCCTGCCAACGCACCATCGGTTCGCTGCCGAACAGGTCGAGCTGCAGCGTCTCGCCGTCGGGGTGCAGGTACGGCTGCCCGAGGCGGCGCATGGTGGCATCGATGGCGTCGTGCAGCGAGCGCGTGGCCGGGTTCATGGCGGCGCGCGGCGGCGGCTCGGCGGGCAGCGCGGCGCCTGCGCCGGGGTCGAGGTAGGCCGGATCCAGCACAACGCCCGTACCGGCGCCGGCACTGCCGGGGAGCACGCCGAGCAACGCCAACTCGTGCTCGAGCATCGGAGTCAGCGCGCCGGTGCCGGCGGCGGCGCGCAACTGCTCCGCGGACCAGAAGCGCAGTTCGTCTATCTCCTCCGGGTGCGGGCGGAACGGACCACCGCAGTGGATACGGTAGGAGGT
This region of Spirochaetaceae bacterium genomic DNA includes:
- a CDS encoding TRAP transporter TatT component family protein produces the protein MTDLVSGQGGDDVFASEQDPRLVGDALPFALKLYELLLSRAPDDPGLQLATGRSFVAYANAFVQRPAEQMPVTEIDLRISELQRAKLHYLRGHDYLLAGLDLRHPGFAALFASPDSMDEALAMVDAGSIDYLYWMAAACLGALSTDPFDMELLVAAPYAAKMLHMVIDWDERYQGGAAHDILIRYYAGTAAVLGGDMGRAREHFERAVAASGDKRTGPYLAMAGVAVGQQDPELFRSLLGDALAIELDVAQYRLQNTLDQQYAVWLLDHMEDLFVEL
- a CDS encoding PLP-dependent transferase; translation: MSTGAPPAARPVPARSDQELLDLVDADNTVIGTVDRSRVHGAPALRHRAVHVLVYDDRGHLLLQKRSAGKEIQPGKWDTSVGGHLESGESYPAAAVRETAEELGLAIDVDALVPVHGFVWRSPMETEHVTSYRIHCGGPFRPHPEEIDELRFWSAEQLRAAAGTGALTPMLEHELALLGVLPGSAGAGTGVVLDPAYLDPGAGAALPAEPPPRAAMNPATRSLHDAIDATMRRLGQPYLHPDGETLQLDLFGSEPMVRWQERKAAAVFLGAEAWSDLPQTYGRYGTESGRLLLAEVRRLEQAAGALLTDGGMQACALACDVLFAPGSHAVVTRSVYNKTKSYLQRLAARQGGQVTLVDDGDLDAIERALRPDTTVLFTETYTNPHTRAVDPPALAAVAARARGARDGRLRVVVDNTIATPWGLREPLLSVPGIDVVVASGTKALAGQDRDMWGYVASNHIDVVNEAMDLQAMRGGILDWRRARAILAGLEGARGRFERRCATAGAVARFLAGHPRVAEVLHPSLPDHPDAATVARHYRLPGSMVSFRIRNADEDATRHFCDVLAMTGVPRYALSFDGLATKINHHRSVSEYFTAEAEVRRIGVDRLVRLGIGVEDEHDLAACLNWALWRAPEVPADAVARWQARRRRALGIS
- a CDS encoding PfkB family carbohydrate kinase, with product MAAKRSPLHGPFTVVGIGELLWDIFPDGRRELGGAVANLAYHASLLGDRGVLASRVGRDAGGDDLVARLRALGVDGRYLQRDADHPTGTVDVALHDGLPSYTIHEQVAFDYAQLDRGWRELAARTDAVTFGTLAQRTPDAAQTIGAFVAACPPHCVRLFDVNLRQRFWSAQVLDASLDAATAVKLNDEELPLVAGALGMSAGDEPAMLAALLERYRLRVACLTRGARGCLLVGAPAHGARGCTPAHGAGAGVPGAANPAGRPAHRKPYRALGGPEKPRKHLPVGVPGAASDAGGPAHGIASGAVRRTEQPGIHVPVADTVGAGDAFAAALLYHVLRGGNLQRTAVAANRYAAFVATRRGATPAVPEPVLHEARTAG
- a CDS encoding TatD family hydrolase yields the protein MSALVDTHCHLDDARFAGDRDEVVARAGAAGVTGVLIPATGLASARAAAELAALYPGIGVAVGVHPLWCAQAGRLQAAILALQALTANPAVVAVGEIGLDFFRGPDPALQARWLDAQLDLAAAAGLPVILHNREATGKLLERLRAWGERAALPRPPGVLHAFSAGPAAADFALGAGFYLGIGGMLTFRRSDELRAVAAAAPADRLVLETDAPYLAPEPLRGRRNEPALLRHIALRLAAVRATDTEQIALQTTANAGRLFPRLNPEGVR